In Phaeobacter porticola, one DNA window encodes the following:
- a CDS encoding sarcosine oxidase subunit beta family protein, producing the protein MRFSGWRVLREGLTGNRGWQGHWRDPDPKPEYDAVIIGGGGHGLATAYYLAKDHGMTNIAVLERGYIGGGNVGRNTTIVRANYYLPGNSEFYSHSLKLWEGLEQDLNYNAMMSQRGILNVFHNDAQRDSAVRRANAIINQGDDAEILSRDQLREMVPLLNYANNRFPIQGALLQRRAGTARHDAVAWGFARGADQRGVDILQNCEVTGIRTEGGKVIGVETSRGLIRAGKVAMAAAGRSSQVAAMAGLTLPIESHVLQAFVSEGLKPIIDHVLTFAEGHLYISQSDKGGLVFGSYLDLYASYAARGNLPMVEHTMEACMAMLPTIGKARLLRSWGGIMDMTPDGSPIIDRTSIDGLYLNAGWCYGGFKATPASGQCYAHLIATDRPHEAAAAFRLDRFETGHGLMDEEATGAQHNLH; encoded by the coding sequence ATGCGATTTTCTGGCTGGCGTGTGCTGCGCGAAGGGCTGACTGGCAATCGGGGCTGGCAGGGCCATTGGCGCGACCCGGATCCCAAACCCGAATATGATGCGGTGATCATCGGGGGTGGTGGTCATGGGCTGGCGACGGCCTATTATCTGGCCAAAGATCACGGCATGACCAATATCGCCGTGCTGGAGCGCGGCTATATCGGCGGTGGCAATGTGGGGCGCAACACCACCATCGTGCGGGCGAATTATTATCTACCGGGCAACTCTGAGTTCTATTCCCATTCCCTGAAGCTGTGGGAGGGGTTGGAACAGGATCTCAACTACAATGCGATGATGTCGCAGCGTGGCATTCTGAATGTGTTTCACAATGATGCGCAGCGCGACAGCGCCGTGCGGCGCGCGAACGCGATCATCAATCAGGGAGATGATGCCGAAATCCTGTCCCGCGATCAACTGCGCGAGATGGTGCCGCTGCTGAATTATGCCAACAATCGCTTTCCCATTCAGGGGGCGCTGTTGCAGCGCCGGGCAGGCACGGCGCGCCATGATGCGGTGGCCTGGGGGTTTGCGCGGGGGGCGGATCAGCGGGGTGTTGATATCCTGCAGAACTGTGAGGTGACCGGAATTCGGACCGAGGGTGGCAAGGTCATCGGGGTTGAGACCTCCCGTGGTCTGATCCGTGCGGGCAAGGTCGCTATGGCCGCCGCCGGGCGGTCCAGCCAGGTGGCCGCGATGGCTGGTCTGACCCTGCCGATTGAGAGCCACGTCTTGCAGGCGTTTGTCTCAGAGGGTCTGAAGCCGATCATTGATCATGTCCTCACTTTTGCTGAGGGGCATTTGTACATCAGTCAGTCGGACAAGGGCGGGTTGGTCTTTGGCAGCTACCTTGATCTCTACGCTTCTTATGCGGCGCGGGGGAACCTGCCGATGGTGGAGCACACAATGGAGGCCTGCATGGCGATGCTGCCCACCATCGGCAAGGCGCGGCTGTTGCGCAGCTGGGGCGGCATCATGGATATGACACCGGATGGCTCGCCCATCATCGACCGAACGTCGATTGACGGGCTCTATCTCAATGCGGGCTGGTGCTATGGCGGGTTCAAGGCAACGCCGGCCTCTGGGCAGTGTTATGCCCATCTGATCGCCACGGACCGTCCCCATGAGGCTGCGGCGGCATTCCGGTTGGACCGGTTCGAAACTGGCCATGGCCTGATGGATGAGGAGGCGACCGGTGCGCAGCATAATCTGCATTGA
- a CDS encoding sarcosine oxidase subunit delta, protein MRITCPLCGERDRREFYYRGAALEAPAEGDSPEVWHAHVHLRDNPAGPVEEWWYHQQGCGSWIWVRRDTSSHEMLAVQLASAQEDL, encoded by the coding sequence ATGAGGATTACCTGCCCCCTATGTGGTGAGCGCGATCGGCGCGAGTTCTATTACCGGGGTGCCGCGCTGGAGGCACCTGCAGAGGGCGACAGTCCTGAGGTCTGGCATGCCCATGTCCATCTGCGGGACAATCCCGCCGGTCCGGTTGAGGAATGGTGGTATCACCAGCAAGGCTGCGGCAGCTGGATCTGGGTGCGGCGCGACACGTCCAGTCACGAGATGCTCGCGGTGCAGCTGGCATCTGCGCAGGAGGATCTGTGA
- a CDS encoding sarcosine oxidase subunit alpha family protein, whose product MRIAGWAGRSDTREVGFSFNGRALTGREGEPLAAALLANDIHLVGRSFKYHRPRGILTAGSEEPNALVTVGEGAAQEPNLRATTLPLYEGLAARSQNCWPSVGFDVMAVNDLAAPFLGAGFYYKTFMWPAAFWEKIYEPIIRRAAGLGALSGAPDDGIYEKAYGFCDLLVIGAGPSGLMAALTAARGGADVILCDEDNQSGGRLLSEQETINGNPAQQWIAATLAELDSLDNVRRMARTTVTGVYDQGTYGALETVPAGGGKPARACFWRLVTKRAILAAGALERPVAFANNDRPGIMLAGAVRSYLNRWGVAPGERVTVFANNDDAHRTARDLVAAGVHVAAVIDSRHDAPQSPDFRVIRGAQVCNASGRQRLESLTLRTVSGEEKLQTDCLAMSGGWNPTLHLTCHLNGRPRWRRDLACFVPQDGAVPGMDIAGACRGRFTTAAALQDGAEAGARALEALGKWAVAAEVPEAEQAEYRISPLWSVPGRGRAWVDFQNDVTVKDICQAGRENFRSVEHMKRYTTQGMATDQGKSSNVVALAVLAEATGRSIPETGTTTFRPPYVPVPIGVLGAGAQGQGFAPRRLLTSHATAEDMGAHMMEVGLWYRAGYFPKPGETSWRQSCDREVGYVRNAVGVADVSTLGKIDIQGQDAARLLNYVYANGFAKLKPGRVRYGLMLREDGFVMDDGTTACLAPNRYVMTTTTAAAGQVMAHLEFVTQALHPDWDVRINSVTEQWAQFSVAGPKARALLQGLLGVAFEPADWPFMACGEIALGEIPARLFRISFSGEEAYELAVPARYGDSLFDELLRRAEGLGGGAYGLEALNALRIEKGFLTHAEINGTATLHDLGFGGMLASGKPCVGRELAQREGLTAKDRMRLVGIKPIGAVQQLTAGAHLFDPQDPVERVYDQGYVTSVGYSPTLGHMIGLALIKNGPDRIGDPIRMVDHTAGLDALCEIVDPVFFDPEGERARG is encoded by the coding sequence ATGCGGATCGCAGGATGGGCGGGGAGGTCCGATACGCGCGAGGTCGGCTTTTCCTTCAATGGGCGCGCCCTGACCGGGCGGGAAGGGGAGCCGCTGGCGGCAGCCCTGCTGGCCAATGACATTCATCTGGTGGGGCGGTCGTTCAAATATCACCGCCCACGCGGCATCCTGACTGCTGGCAGTGAAGAACCCAACGCGTTGGTCACCGTGGGAGAGGGGGCAGCACAGGAGCCCAATCTGAGGGCCACCACGCTGCCGCTTTATGAAGGACTGGCGGCGCGCAGTCAGAATTGCTGGCCGTCGGTTGGTTTTGACGTGATGGCGGTGAACGATCTGGCCGCACCGTTTCTGGGCGCGGGGTTTTACTATAAGACCTTTATGTGGCCAGCGGCGTTCTGGGAAAAGATCTATGAGCCGATCATCCGTCGCGCTGCCGGGCTGGGGGCATTGTCTGGTGCGCCGGATGATGGGATCTACGAGAAGGCTTATGGGTTCTGTGATCTCTTGGTGATCGGGGCCGGGCCTTCGGGGTTGATGGCGGCGCTGACCGCGGCGCGGGGTGGCGCGGATGTGATCCTGTGTGACGAGGACAACCAGTCCGGTGGTCGATTGCTCAGCGAACAAGAGACCATCAACGGAAACCCGGCGCAGCAGTGGATTGCGGCCACGCTGGCAGAGCTGGATAGTCTGGACAATGTGCGTCGTATGGCGCGTACGACTGTGACAGGTGTTTACGATCAGGGAACTTACGGCGCGCTTGAGACAGTACCTGCCGGTGGCGGTAAACCCGCGCGCGCCTGTTTCTGGCGGCTGGTGACCAAACGGGCGATCTTGGCGGCGGGCGCGTTGGAGCGACCCGTGGCTTTTGCCAATAATGACCGGCCAGGGATCATGCTGGCAGGGGCCGTGCGCAGTTATCTTAATCGTTGGGGGGTGGCGCCGGGGGAGCGGGTGACCGTGTTTGCCAACAACGATGATGCCCACCGTACCGCGCGGGATCTGGTTGCGGCCGGGGTGCATGTGGCGGCGGTGATCGACAGCCGCCATGACGCCCCGCAGAGCCCTGATTTTCGGGTGATCCGTGGGGCGCAGGTCTGCAATGCCTCTGGCCGTCAACGGTTGGAGAGCCTGACCCTGCGAACGGTATCGGGTGAGGAGAAGTTGCAGACGGACTGTCTGGCCATGTCCGGTGGTTGGAACCCGACGCTGCATCTGACCTGTCATCTGAACGGGCGCCCCCGCTGGCGGCGGGACCTTGCGTGTTTTGTGCCGCAGGACGGCGCGGTTCCCGGGATGGATATCGCCGGTGCCTGTCGCGGACGGTTTACCACTGCGGCGGCCTTGCAAGATGGCGCTGAGGCCGGCGCGCGGGCGCTTGAGGCATTGGGCAAGTGGGCGGTTGCGGCAGAGGTGCCTGAGGCGGAGCAGGCGGAATATCGCATTTCTCCGCTGTGGTCGGTGCCGGGGCGCGGGCGCGCCTGGGTTGATTTTCAGAATGACGTCACGGTCAAGGATATCTGTCAGGCCGGGCGCGAGAACTTCCGCTCGGTCGAGCATATGAAGCGCTACACCACCCAAGGGATGGCCACGGATCAGGGCAAAAGCTCAAACGTGGTGGCGCTGGCGGTTTTGGCGGAGGCCACGGGGCGCAGTATCCCCGAGACCGGCACCACCACGTTCCGCCCACCTTATGTGCCGGTGCCGATTGGCGTATTGGGGGCTGGAGCGCAAGGCCAGGGATTTGCGCCGCGCCGTTTGCTGACTTCACATGCGACAGCTGAGGATATGGGGGCCCATATGATGGAGGTCGGCCTGTGGTATCGGGCGGGCTATTTCCCCAAACCCGGCGAGACCAGCTGGCGGCAGTCCTGTGACCGTGAGGTCGGATATGTGCGCAATGCGGTCGGGGTCGCGGATGTCTCGACCCTTGGCAAGATCGACATTCAGGGGCAGGATGCGGCGCGGTTGCTGAATTATGTCTATGCCAATGGCTTTGCCAAGCTGAAACCCGGTCGGGTGCGCTACGGTCTGATGCTGCGCGAAGACGGGTTCGTGATGGATGATGGCACCACCGCCTGTCTGGCGCCGAACCGTTATGTGATGACCACCACCACCGCCGCCGCCGGGCAGGTCATGGCGCATCTGGAGTTCGTGACGCAGGCATTGCACCCCGATTGGGATGTGCGGATCAATTCGGTCACCGAGCAATGGGCGCAGTTTTCCGTCGCAGGCCCCAAGGCGCGCGCGCTGTTGCAGGGTCTGCTGGGCGTGGCGTTTGAACCCGCTGATTGGCCGTTCATGGCCTGTGGTGAGATCGCGCTGGGCGAGATTCCCGCGCGACTGTTCCGAATCTCATTCTCCGGTGAGGAAGCCTATGAACTGGCGGTGCCGGCGCGCTATGGCGACAGCCTGTTTGATGAGTTGCTGCGCCGGGCCGAGGGTCTGGGCGGTGGCGCCTACGGGTTGGAGGCGCTGAACGCCTTGCGGATCGAGAAGGGGTTTTTGACCCATGCCGAGATCAACGGCACGGCCACCCTGCATGATCTGGGCTTTGGCGGTATGCTGGCGTCTGGCAAACCTTGTGTGGGCCGCGAATTGGCGCAGCGCGAGGGGCTGACGGCCAAGGATCGGATGCGGCTTGTG